The genomic window ctaCTGAAATTTTACCAAAGacatcaaaaaataaattttttttcattgaattttctttttctaataacTTATTCGCTCCCAAACAATTACTTAATCAGTTATTCTACCGAGAATTCATCAACGATTGTAAAAAAGAGTAATGGAGCACTGAATTATTCACCACAAAAGAAACACGTtacttttatgtttttttttttttagggatATTAATTTCGGACATTCccctaaataaaacataaaaataaaaaaaatatcccgacaaaaaaataaaaaataatatttatgttCAAGAGAGTGAAtggaccaaataattagaaggccCAACTTTGATTCCCAAATCCCACTCTATCGTCTAAAGTCTTAAACCCTCGGAAAAACTCCATGTCCCATTTTCCTGTTTTGTTTAAGCAATTTTCGTGATCTAACACTCACTCCACTCTAAATGTTTacctgaagaagaaccagaaGAAGATGATGCATCTCAAACGCTTTCAGTTTGTTCGCACGCTTTaccgtgcttcttcttcttcttcctcctcctcctcatacCTGTTAGTAACCAGTTCCTAGCTTAATTGCTTTCTCAAATACCTGAAAATTAAATAAAgcatcttctttttcatttttgtttctaacttttatatgattattttctttttctttctgaaaTTGCATTGTGATTTGAACTTTCAGGCTCGGTAGTAGCTGCAGGAGCTATTCCAGTGCTCTATCCAATGGTAATCTCTTTCAACCCTATACTgttttctctcttattttttttttcaatttgaatTTGCAGTTTAATAGTTTCAATGTAGATATTATTCATGCTgcgtattttttttaaaagaaaagtatagtTATTGGTGTACATAGATGTATATGTTAAGAGTTGAAAATTGTGCTTCGACCTTCAATTTGTTGATGACTGAAGTGAATTCTTCTTTGATCAGGTTCTGAGCGTAGTTTTAGGAGCTTCTATCCTCATTTGAATAATGGATACAATGAATTTTCCTTGGCTAGTGTTAAGGCTTTGACTCTCAGGTCTACAATGGTAAATTAATGTATTCTCCAACATGCTGTCTCATAAAGACaatggtttttagaattttttttttttcatttttcgttattttttgttttcttttcatatTGGGAGAGTTGACTTCCAACTTTGTTATGTGTTTATTAGGCTGCGGAGTTGTCTCTTTTCATGAACGATAAGAGGCTTTTATCAACTCAAGTAAAAAGCGCTCCCCCTCATGCAAGACCAGTGGTGCGCTCTCATAAATTTCCCCTCTTCATTTTTGTGATGATTTAATATATACCTGTATCCAGTGTTCAATTTCATGTCGGATCGATAAACTTATGGGATAATTTTGGCTGTATGGACGATGGAACTTGTTTCACTCTGTAGTGCTGCTTGTCTGTATTTTAGGTTATAGTGATAGGTATTGAGCAatgttttttaatttatatgttattttccttcttctttgtcaCTTCCTTATGCAATAGTGTATATCCATTTTTTGCACTATCTTTGTCATTTTTTAATCGATGCAATGTTTTTTAATCGATATGTTATCTTTTGTTTCAATTTGAGGATGTCTTCTTTTCtacattctcttctcttctaatCAAATTGTATTTTCTAcccaaaaaagaaagagaaaaaaagaaaaaaagaaaaaaaaaaaaaaaaaaaaaaaaaaaaacagtggaaaaaaccggaaaagcTTGCCGAAGATaagaccattacggctcgcctttaggtgtccgaCCCTGCATTAACGTAGGATGCTTATGCACCAATCTGGCCCTGTGTTTTTTATAAGTAGTTTTGAATTATTGTTCTTCCCTAACAAAACATTTATGCAGGGACAACAAATAGCATTAACGAGCCCTGGATTTGTCTATGAACCTTACAAACCTCGTGAAAAAATCCCACTTTGGAAGAGGTTAGATACCCTTCTTTTTTATGATTAGGTACCAATGGTTTCAAACCTCTTTGGTTGTGTACTTGATTTCTTCTCTATAATATAATCTAACTAAAATCacactaaaaatatattataggGTTTGTCTATCTTGTGCCCTTAGGGCACCTCTTTGGTTTgtgttttcattttctgttttctgGATTTTGTAaaggaaaaagtgaaaacagtaaaaacaataaaatcctgttttttgtttttaccttctgttttcactttttccttCACAAAATCCAGAAAACACTGAAAATGAAAACACAAACCAAATGCACAAGTTTTCAATGCATTTGTTTTATATTCATTAAATAAAAACATTTAAAACTTTCTATTAATTGTAAGCTTATCATGTGCCCTTAGGGCACATGTTAGCTAAACCTCATCTTATAAGTCTCTAGGTAAGTTGTAactttttcagttattttcttccaCCAAATTTTAATGCCTTCCACACACGTAATGCATTATTCCTTATATGGAGTCATAATTTTTGTATCATAATGAGTTCTGTGATCCCTGACCCTGATATATTTGATGTTTGTTTTTATCAGATTGTTCACTAGAACTGGTTGGAGAAGAACTAAAGAAGACATGATTCTGGAGGTAATGATgcttatcacttatgtatctgGTTGCATAAATTATTTCCGCTCTTTAGAGCCTATGTAATAGTTTCTCTTTGTCCAAAATTTTCCTTCTCATTCCCGCTCTTCTTTTTCCCTCAATGTCATACTGTTGCTTTCTTTATGAGGATCCCTTCTCATCTGCCTTACTTTTCTCCATTTTTTCTactagttatttttcttttatagcaGTATAGAAAACAGAGTGCAAATTAATGTTACACTGGATGTTTTGAAACTTCAACTATGGACAATTGCCTTTCCTTTTAATGGATGGTACCAGTCACtctgatttttcttttatcttttttttccccttttttttttctttttttttttggtggctGTTGCAGCTAAAAAGTGCCTATGCCATTGCAAAGTTAAGGAAAAAAGGATATTCAAAAAAAGAATTCTACAATGAGGTTGCCAATATCTACAAGGAGGTTTGTAGCTGTCATTCTATATAGCCTTTACCATGTGTTACATTTTCCTACAACTCATTCTTTTGTTTGATCATTTTAGAATACAAGGTGGTCCTTGAGTTTAGTTCATTTGGACGAGCTTCTGCTAAAATATACTTTTTAAAATGATCTTCTCTTAAAGGTCTTGTAAAGAAGTAAAAGTTGTTTATGTTTGGATGCAAAATGATACTTTTCTAATGATTACTTTTACTGAGAGAAATTACCCTAACATACTAAAAAACACAAAAAGCACTAGAGCCACTGACGGTCCTTCTGCACTttcttctcttgatgccattgCTTTCTTCTTACCTCCTCATCTCAAATCAATGTGGTATGCATCAATTCAGAGCCAATGTGGAGAACATCCTTGGAATAAGAACTGGGGACCAAACTGAAATTTTTTTAGAACTATATGATCAAATTTTCATTAAGATCTTGACAAGTTAAAAGCTATTAGATAAagtaataaatcataaatattttgttagaaAGATACATTCTGCAAACCTGAAATCAGGTATgatatttgttttattttctgtttggAACCCAAAACTATGGTTTGGGTAAAAGCTAGAAAACATGCTATTATATTGTAATGATTTTAAATCCTTTTGTATGTAGTTTCTTATTTGTTGTCCATCCGTTTAATGGAACAATTTCAGCCTGATGAAAACAGATATAAATTGAATTTCATTAGCCTATTCAAGAAATGAAATAGTCcaaatttgataaaattggaaTGGTACAAAGAAAGGAACTTCATTTATTTTGTTGTGGTACCACACATTTTGAGTACCAGTATTTGTATCATTCAATAGATTAGGAAGAGGGTTTATTGTGTTGCAAGTTGCAACAAAGTTTGTAAGGAAAGGTATTTCAGAGTGAGGTAGTTACTTTGGATAAtgttgagaagaaaaatattgaaGATTTTGCATTCAAGAGCTACTAAGAAATTATGGATATAAAAGACTTTGATGCTGGCCCCTCTGTTTGGTATATTTTTTACCAAATATGACAATTTTCCATCAGTAGTCCTTGGCAGCTCTCTTCTGTAATAATATGTATTTTATTATATGATGAATATCATCTTTTCAATTGGCTTACGTGTCTTGTAATATTTGGCCGAATGCTgagtgtttcttctttcttttgcagTTAAACACTCTAATAGCTAATGGTGACAAAAAGACATTAAGGAAAGTAGTTACGGAGAATATGTTTTCTGTATGCTTCCATTCCTTTATGTGATTTTATCATTATACGAATTATGATGAATCTATGTGCATTTTTAGAGGttcaatttttaatatgtatttaatttACTTCTCTACAGGCACTAAAGAATGAAATTAAGCAAAGAGAATCTGTGTGGAGCAAGGTATACTGGGAAATGGTTCAGCCTGTTGTGAGCATACGAACATTGCGTGCTCGTTTGGTTAGTATTCTACTCAATTCTGTTTGTATTAAACTTTTGGTCCAGGTGATGTAGTGACTTGAAATGTAGAACAGGTATGAATTTTGAGAGTATTGACTTTGCTGGCATTTTGTGATATCGAAGAGTTGACATTGTTAACTTGATGAAAAAAAGTGAGGAGTCATTGATTCTAGTCTGGTCCAATTTGTGCAAGTTGGATTATTATTTGAATGTGCTGCGAATAGCACAAGAGGTTATTATTTATGGTATTGAACTGTACTATctgtactctctctctctctctctctctctctctctctctctctctcaatgaaGTTATTACATGCTGTTTTTTTTCATTGCTTTATCATTTACAGATTGGTGTCGATAGAAAAGACCATGATAAAGTATTTATTCAGCTTACTCTAGAGATTATGGCTAAGCAGGTATGCTTTAAAATTTTCCCCACAACAACTAAGCTTAATCCCACTAAATAGACATTAGAAATAATCTTATGGCTGTAAAATTTTAAACATCGACATGGTTTCATGAGCCAGAGAAATTTCAAGACCATATATACAATGAATTAACTTCAGATTACTTGCAGAAGTTTGAGGCATACGACTCAAAAGGTGCTGTAGTAGCTGGTGATAAAAATAAGGAGGTAATGATACTATGATAATAAATTTCTTTACTTGTTTTTTTTGCTGCTATTTCGAGAAAATGGTTCAAACAATTAAATCAAcatcaaatctttcttaattggCTTGTCTTTTCTTGGTATGTTTTCCAGGTTCTTGTCTGTGATATATGGGTTTTTGAGAAGTCTCTATTTCACAAAGGATCATATTGGCGTGTTTGTGGACGATTATCTACAAAAGCATCATAGCTATATTCTAGCCATTCCTATGTTGTAACTCACGATTCCTGCCTGAACTGAATTCTTATATTTGATTTGATGAATAAAACTATGTATAGGTGTAAACCTATCCAAATTTTGTTCTTTCAACGGAACTCATTTcaagacttttatttatttatttatcatttttaatttttctatgcCCCTTCCTTTTTCTTGGTGACAAACCATAAAATAATATGGAGTGAAGGAAACCATTTGGGAAAGGAATTCATTGACATTgacatgaataaagataaaataaataataaacgtGGAAGAACGGTCAAAGTGATATTCTACTCCAAACCCCACGATTCATTTGTGGCAAATGGATTAACAATTCAGTAATAATTTGGCAAGATTTAGGGGGAAAAAAACGACACAGTATTCTTGTATTAATGCTGATTAGTTGTATCTTTTAAGTGTGCTCTTGCCGCAATTAGAGTATGAAAGGTTCAAACAATCTTAAGCAATGTTTTCTCATATTAATTATTATTGCTTTCCACTTTCAGTTATATTAGTTTCTTTATAAAGGCTGCAAGATTTTTCTATAACATCCCTTCTAAGGAAAGCAAAGAATGTCTTCCAAATAGTTTCATTATCTACTTCCAAGTTTAAAATTCTTTATTCTTGGGATTGATCAATCTCATTGCACCCTACCTACCCATTTACATTTAATGCACCATGGACCAAAGAGAATGCCATCTTCAACCTCTTGGCATCTGCTATAGGGTCTATAATTTCATCACAAAAACTCTAGCTATGCGGGCGTTGAAGACAGTGACTTTAGGGCGTCCGGCACGTTGCACTAAAATGGTATTGGTGGAAGATGGTGACAGGAAGGAGCTCCCACCAAGTCAAGGGAGCGTGACGAAGGGTGATGAGACGGCGGAAGAGAAGGTGACATTGGCATCACCAAGTGTAAGTTTGCCACAAGAAGCAAAACCTCCAAAGAAAATGGTAAGCATAAATGAAATTGTGGAGGAGATACCAACTAAGAAGATAAAAAAAACGAGGAGTAAGAAGTCCTTCAGAAAGTCAAGTTCTAGGAatcaggaagaggaagaagagggagAATCAAAGCCTCTAAAATCAATTCTAAAAGTGGGTTCTGAACTCCCCGAAAATCATAAAGTTTGTTAGTAAAGTTTATAGCTGTGTGAATCATAATATATGTAATGAGATAGGAGGCCAAAGCCCACAGACCAGTGTGAATATGGGGTATGACAATCTCTATTCTATGCATTGAAAATTCCATAAttgtcttctttcttctttctaatTTGTGCATCTATCTTATCCGGTTTGGAATTTGAGGACTCATTCAAACTGATTTCTAAAGCAAGTGGTATTTTATTGAATGCACAATTCTTACTTATTCCATGGGAGTTTTCCACATGAAGAGATCATGTGATTCAGATAAAGAGGTGGACATAGATATGAAAACTATCCATTAGATTCCACAGATTTTGTCATGTGCAAGTTGTCTTTCTAAACTAGAAAGAAAATAACCTGAATAAAAGGAATTCTCAAGAAAATTCTCAACTAAATTAAGTCATCCTCCTCCTTGTCACAAGAGTTCAACACAAATCAGAATTCAAGTGCCTGAGAATCATAAACAATGTTGAAACCAAACAAGATCAGTACAATACTGAGTACAAACTGGAACATCACGATCTTTCTATACCATATATGCTGGTTCTTCCACCATATAATGAATAATGAATAATATACGACATATTGGAAGTTTGAAACAAAAGAAACNACCAGCAACCAATACCCTATTATCTTATCCgacttcttgttaatttttctcctttttaaGGTTTTCCTTTCTAATACAATTTCTTTTATcacttaaaaagaaaaagaagaccaACCTAGTATCAATTAGAATGTTGAAAATGAATCTTTAACCCCCAATTAGCTGGCTCGTTATGGACATATGCTTCATGTATTTGTTTCATCTTCCTTTTCAGCAATCTCATCGTCAGAGTCAGGAAGATGATCAAAAAAAGCATCAAGGTACCACGGACACTGATCATTCCAGTCACCCCTGCATGCGGTGGCACGCCATTTTTGGTCGGCTATCATCTCAGGGGAGAGGCCCCATTCCAGCATTTCTTGTGCTGTATGATGAACTGCTAAGCTGTATTCCCCGCCAGTTCCTAGCTGCATGACCCGGAACTCGCAGTTGCCAAAATTGTTTAGGTGCTCAAACTGTTCAACTGTCCATTTGAACCACTTCATTAGGAAAATACGTGATGTCAGCCCATGAGACACAATCACAAGATTCAAATCATTGCAAGGATCATGACGAAGCCTATTCATGTCAAGGTCCCTCCAGAGAGATTCAAAGAAACCTGCAGAGGAATTAGATTCTCCATTACAAACATGTTCCAACAATTTGTTGGAGATTCATATTAAAGTGACCAAAACTCCCTAAAATTTTAAGCATCATTAAGAGTTGAGCTTTTCTGTTATATTCCTAATAGAATTATTCTTTTTGCCTAAACGAGTCCATTAAGAATTCTAGACTTGCTAGAACAGTAGAACATGGGTAACTCATTTTGCAGTAAAGCTCTTCAACCATTAAACATTTGTTGAGAgtggatttttttttcaattttttttattcaattgtttgataaaatataattttttattatttaactacTTCTCTTACATATTTCTTTTTGTTTCACTTACAAAATGTAAACTGAGAAATCACGCTTtattaaacaataaaaaaaaaattaaaaggattcCTTTCCATATTTTTCATTCACAAAATTCGAACAAGGACCTTATCATAAATGAAACAAGTGGATTAGAACCACACCAAACAAATCGAACACTGATAGTGGTAGTGGTATGCATAGGGCATAagtaatcatatatatatatattcaaatcTATTTTACAGAAATATCCAAAcagctttttatttttagtattgtAGTTCAAGTGGTATTTTTCAACAATATGAATATTTAGTGTCTTTTTTTTATACCACAAAATTGAAGGTCATATTTATGTTTTTTAATAAAAACCGACCCATTGATTTGTTTATCACTTAAAAAAATTTCAGTTCATAGAAATCTGAGACTCAGATTTTTTGTTGGCCCCATATCCGACcctaaaaaataatttgtttacTCAGCATTACACCTAAACTTATATTTACCAAAAGCCTACACTAAATTCAAGAAAATGTAATATGCTTATTATATGTGTACCAATCCATTAATAACGCAAAATTCATCGAAAGTAAAAATATAATCAATGAGGGGGAATTGGGGAAATGAAGTATGACTAAgactaagaagaagaagaagaaagaagaaggatagTAAGTGGCGGTTACTTGAGATGCGATCGAATACATCGGCGGCAGATTCTCCCTCGGGAAAGCGATAAAAGAACCTTCCAAACCTCTCACGCGTCTCCTTCACAGCCTTCATCCTGTCTTCAATCTGAAAGTTCCCGAAATCCTGCTCTCTAATCCGAGACTCCTCCCTCACCCCTATCACTCTCTTCCGGCTTAACCTCCTCCCAACCTCCCTCAGCGTCGACCTTGTACGCGCGTATGGCGACACGTAGAAGTACGCGCGCCACTCCGGCGAGCATTCCTCGCCGGACATCAGCCGCCGGAGATCGCCCCCGGCGCGCCGGGCCTGCTGGATCCCTTGCGGAGTCAGCTGGATGGCGTGGTCGGGGGTTGTTGTGTATGCTGACGTGTCAAGGTTCCCTTGTGACTCGCCGTGCCGCATCAGGATTATTCTTTTCGGAAGCATATTCTATTGTTATTTTGGTACTACGCGGTGTTTATGTTATGTTTAATTGTTGGCATATATAGCTGGAGGTTGGAGCCACTGGGGATTCATATTTCTTAAATTCTTTTACTATGTTTTCGT from Arachis ipaensis cultivar K30076 chromosome B09, Araip1.1, whole genome shotgun sequence includes these protein-coding regions:
- the LOC107618154 gene encoding 39S ribosomal protein L45, mitochondrial yields the protein MMHLKRFQFVRTLYRASSSSSSSSSYLLGSSCRSYSSALSNGSERSFRSFYPHLNNGYNEFSLASVKALTLRSTMAAELSLFMNDKRLLSTQVKSAPPHARPVGQQIALTSPGFVYEPYKPREKIPLWKRLFTRTGWRRTKEDMILELKSAYAIAKLRKKGYSKKEFYNEVANIYKELNTLIANGDKKTLRKVVTENMFSALKNEIKQRESVWSKVYWEMVQPVVSIRTLRARLIGVDRKDHDKVFIQLTLEIMAKQKFEAYDSKGAVVAGDKNKEVLVCDIWVFEKSLFHKGSYWRVCGRLSTKAS
- the LOC107618155 gene encoding phosphoglycerate mutase-like protein AT74, which codes for MLPKRIILMRHGESQGNLDTSAYTTTPDHAIQLTPQGIQQARRAGGDLRRLMSGEECSPEWRAYFYVSPYARTRSTLREVGRRLSRKRVIGVREESRIREQDFGNFQIEDRMKAVKETRERFGRFFYRFPEGESAADVFDRISSFFESLWRDLDMNRLRHDPCNDLNLVIVSHGLTSRIFLMKWFKWTVEQFEHLNNFGNCEFRVMQLGTGGEYSLAVHHTAQEMLEWGLSPEMIADQKWRATACRGDWNDQCPWYLDAFFDHLPDSDDEIAEKEDETNT